The nucleotide sequence GGCATTTTCCTGAATTCTAAAAGCTCCGGCTATAACTTGGTGCACACCACCACTTTTTTTGTTGGTGATGACATTTAGGGATACTGCAGGCAATTCCAAGGGAGCGGTATTGAAAAAGGTAGCTTCCTGGATATTTTTGGAAACTTGTTGATTAGCTTCCTGCCTAACCAATTCTTGGTCGTACATTTTCTCGTTATAAAGTCGGTAGCCAGTAAAACCTGTGGCAATGGCCAATAGTATTACCGCTGCATACTTTAAATAGGGCTTAAGGGTAGATTCTTTCCTAGCCTCAGGGGTAATCATAAATGGAATTTTCTCTTCCAGTTCAACCACTTCCTCCTTTAAAACTTCCCTAGAAATTGGGGTAGACACAAATGTGGACAATCCAAAGGACGAGGTAAGATAATTTACTTGGTACGAAGGCTGAAACTGGGTTTTTCCTTCTTTGTTCAACCATAACTCACCTATGTTGGGAAGATTCAATCTATTTCCTTCCTTAAGAAGTTTTTTCCACTTAAGGGACACGGCGGCTATTTGCTTTTGCATGTCCTCATAGGACATTTTTTCTGCATCGGCCATGTAGGAAACCAACAGTCCGTCATTGGAAGTCAGTTGTTCGTTAAAAGATATTACTTTTGAAGGAGGGTAGAACGAATTCGATGCATCATTGATAACGGCAGATTTAAGCTGTGTCAAAAAAGCACCAAATTCCGGCACCATTACACAATTGTATCTATAAAGCAGCTCCGCTATGTAATGTTCGGTTCCCATAGGGACAAAGATTATAAAAAATACACAAGTTCAAAACTCTTCACATAACTTTTTATTAACATTATAATTTATGTATTTTGTGAACAACTAAGCCGGTTCCATAAATGACTAGAGATGAAATAATTGCTATTCTTCGTTTGCAGAACGTTCCGAATATTGGCGACGTTACCGCAAAAAAATTAATATCCAGTTGTGGGAGTCCTTCGGCCATTTTTGAGGAAAAAATGACTCGTTTGAAAAAGTTGGATGGTATTGGTTACGGAATCTTAAAAGGACTTATGGATCGGGAGCATTTGGAGGCCGCTGAATTGGAATATGAGTTTATTAGGAGTCAGGAAATAAACCTTCATTATTTTATGGAGGACGGTTATCCCGCTTATTTAAAACATTGTATAGATAGTCCTATTTTACTTTTCAGTCAGGGGAACATAGATTTGAACCGCAGGAGGATCATAAGTATTGTTGGTACCAGAAATATTACCAGTTATGGCACTTCATTTTGCGAGCAATTAATAGAGGACTTGGCACCATTGGATCCAATTATTGTTAGTGGGTTTGCCTACGGGGTGGATATTTGTGTACAGAGGGCAGCCGTGAAACATGGTTTACAAACTATTGGATGCCTGGCCCATGGGTTGAATCAGATTTATCCAAAAATACATGAAAAATATGTGCCCGATATAAATAAAAATGGTGGTTTTTTCACTGAATTTTGGAGCACGAGTCAACCGGATAGGGAAAATTTTTTAAAGCGAAATCGGATTATTGCTGGTATGGGCGAAGCTACTATTGTAGTGGAATCTGCTGAAAAAGGGGGTAGTCTGGTTACCGCAGATATAGCCAACAGTTATAATCGAGATGTTTTTGCCGTACCTGGAAGAACCCAGGATAAGTACAGCAGTGGATGCAATAACCTCATTAAACATCAGAAAGCACAAATGCTTACCTCGGCCGCCGACTTGATCTATATGATGGGCTGGGAATTGGAAGAAAAGGAGCCCGTTTCCATTCAAAAGCAACTATTTGTAGATTTGGACGATACCGAGAAGGAAATCTATGATTATTTGCAGCAGGGGGGGAAACAAATGTTGGACCTTATTGCATTGGACTGTAAGTTGCCCATATTTAAGGTTTCCTCTACCCTCTTGAATATGGAAATGAAGGGAGTAGTGAGGCCACTTCCAGGTAAATTGTTCGAGGCTATCTAAATAATGACAGACCTGTTATTTTCTTTATTCAAAAATTAGCGCTGGAATTAGGGGAATGTGGTCGCTTATCGATAAAAGGCCACTGCAAATCCTTGATTTTGAACCATGGACCTAAACCATGAAGAGCCCAAACCGACTGGATGGTATATTGATGTAATAAAAGCGCTAAGGACAGTCTTTGTGAATCAATCGTCCGTACCAAAGATTTGTAGATATTTTCCAGGGGTTCCATAAGGGGATAATCCTACAATATCCACCTGAATTTGTTTGGCACTATCCGAATTATAAAATTGAAGTCGCGCATTTCCATTTTTGTCCGTTTTAAAGGAAGGATTCCAATAAAGTGTTGCGCGGTGATCCGGACCACTGTTTTCATCGGATACTACATTGTATTTAGGGGAATAGAACACTCGTTCGGGTGCATGGCCCATAACGGTAAAATCCGGTGATATTGCTGGGGCTATAAATTTACTTCCACCTCTTTTGGTATAGATAAGAATAACCCCATTGGCCCCACGGGAGCCGTATATGGCCGCAGATGGACCTTTTAATATTTCCACTCTTTCTACGGAATAGGTATCCATTGTGGCAATGTAGGTAGGTACGGGGCTTGGGGCCATGGATTGTTCCATGGATAAAGAAATGGCTGTGGGTGCAACGCTTGCCGCACCTTGGTCAGTAGAAGATCCTTGCCTTTGGGAGGCACGGGCCAGGGATGATGGCGAAGGATTATCATTATTGACAGGCATTCCATTAAGCACCCACAATGGCGTACCTCCATTCCTGATACTTACTGTATTGCCATTTACGGTGACGCCACTAAACCTTCTTACCAAATCAAGAACAGTTTGGGCGGATTGGTGATCTTCCATGTACAAGGTAGCATCAGGGGTCTGTCCGTACACGGAAGGAGAGGCGTTTCTGGATTTTTCAACCCTTTTTTCGGTAACTATTACTTCATCAAGTTTTGTGGTATTCCTTAGGTCTAAGGCTGGATCCAAATTTCTTTGGGGGTACCTAAAACCATTATAACTCTCGGCCTTTGAATTCGAGTTTTTAAATCTAGGAGGCGGAAGTACCGTTTGCCGTTTGTCCAAAATAATTTTTACATCAGTTGGTTTGTCCGAGGCGTCAAAGGCATTAAATGCAATATTGGTCGAGTCCTTAAAGTTAAAATCTGGAATGCTAAAACTTCCATCCAATGCCGTCCTTGTGGACAGCATGCCTAATTGCTCCCCGGATTTGGCAATTACGGTCATGGGAGTATT is from Arenibacter algicola and encodes:
- the dprA gene encoding DNA-processing protein DprA, whose protein sequence is MTRDEIIAILRLQNVPNIGDVTAKKLISSCGSPSAIFEEKMTRLKKLDGIGYGILKGLMDREHLEAAELEYEFIRSQEINLHYFMEDGYPAYLKHCIDSPILLFSQGNIDLNRRRIISIVGTRNITSYGTSFCEQLIEDLAPLDPIIVSGFAYGVDICVQRAAVKHGLQTIGCLAHGLNQIYPKIHEKYVPDINKNGGFFTEFWSTSQPDRENFLKRNRIIAGMGEATIVVESAEKGGSLVTADIANSYNRDVFAVPGRTQDKYSSGCNNLIKHQKAQMLTSAADLIYMMGWELEEKEPVSIQKQLFVDLDDTEKEIYDYLQQGGKQMLDLIALDCKLPIFKVSSTLLNMEMKGVVRPLPGKLFEAI
- a CDS encoding HU domain-containing protein; protein product: MGTEHYIAELLYRYNCVMVPEFGAFLTQLKSAVINDASNSFYPPSKVISFNEQLTSNDGLLVSYMADAEKMSYEDMQKQIAAVSLKWKKLLKEGNRLNLPNIGELWLNKEGKTQFQPSYQVNYLTSSFGLSTFVSTPISREVLKEEVVELEEKIPFMITPEARKESTLKPYLKYAAVILLAIATGFTGYRLYNEKMYDQELVRQEANQQVSKNIQEATFFNTAPLELPAVSLNVITNKKSGGVHQVIAGAFRIQENAEKKVLQLKEKGYDASYLGVNQYGLHMVAYGSFDDAKEALNYLRKIKQSESPEAWLRSVK